From the Spiroplasma chrysopicola DF-1 genome, one window contains:
- the recO gene encoding DNA repair protein RecO — protein sequence MANNLQGLIISKINYNDYDQIITIFSREEGKLSFYAPGVRKAISKNQFSLQLFATSEFELFLSYHKNKVSKLKTGVLIKDRNLLAKDYEDYLVATLMVEVLDQAIEERTADDELYNLITTSLDCLLNNSDNLIIVIFYLFKMLKWYGLRWDFGKCQRCYKKEGIKTISFIDQGLICRGCITEKDYLFSIGLIKEIILWQDEQFTIATLASKTFVTNQELMLLFRMLCEYYLNVVGIFSYSIKEIAEKSIYFK from the coding sequence ATGGCTAATAATTTACAGGGACTTATTATTAGTAAAATTAATTATAACGATTATGACCAAATTATTACGATTTTTTCGCGCGAAGAAGGAAAACTAAGTTTTTATGCTCCCGGGGTTCGTAAAGCAATCTCAAAAAACCAGTTTTCATTACAGCTATTTGCAACTAGTGAATTTGAACTTTTTTTGTCTTATCACAAAAATAAAGTCAGTAAATTAAAAACAGGTGTTTTAATTAAAGACCGTAATTTATTAGCAAAAGATTATGAGGATTATTTAGTTGCAACATTAATGGTTGAAGTACTTGACCAAGCAATTGAAGAGCGAACTGCTGATGATGAACTTTATAATTTAATTACAACTAGTTTAGACTGTTTGCTAAACAATAGTGATAATTTAATTATTGTAATTTTCTACTTATTTAAAATGCTTAAATGGTATGGTTTACGTTGAGATTTTGGCAAATGTCAACGCTGTTACAAAAAAGAAGGAATTAAAACAATTTCTTTTATTGATCAAGGTTTGATTTGTAGAGGTTGTATAACTGAAAAAGACTATCTTTTTTCAATTGGATTAATAAAAGAAATTATTTTATGGCAAGACGAACAATTTACAATCGCAACTTTGGCTAGTAAAACATTTGTGACAAATCAAGAATTAATGCTATTATTTAGGATGCTATGTGAGTATTATTTAAATGTTGTTGGTATTTTTTCATATAGTATTAAAGAAATAGCTGAGAAATCAATTTATTTTAAATAA
- a CDS encoding phosphatidate cytidylyltransferase, with the protein MSNANVNVQNSTSPNTENVGKVAKTKYNEKGIFQKKYQQRYLTFVVLIVLLFFYLFTGAVATQWADLPNIAIADYVFIGANIVILGLANFEILKLVGGTKWPIYVQIITYILIIFLFLFPVESVGNSLSQLNFSFYTLISWEWLHSWVILLVYLFVVLIYLCLIFAAKEISFAKMFIVFAFSLYLTFALKGMTKFMLNPNYGWSSVVWLALIIILTDTFAFVGGISYGKHKLAPSISPNKTWEGSVTGTIAGAGAAIAYAILMFQFAPEQNWVFNFFSNDDAQNTMRYVIYVLLGIILSIVSQIGDLSFSWIKRRYGIKDFSNLLPGHGGVLDRLDSFSLVFFVMFIISSIVMA; encoded by the coding sequence ATGAGTAATGCAAACGTAAATGTACAAAATTCAACATCACCAAATACGGAAAATGTTGGAAAAGTTGCTAAGACAAAGTACAACGAAAAAGGGATATTTCAAAAAAAATATCAACAACGTTATTTAACTTTTGTTGTTTTAATTGTTTTATTATTTTTCTATCTTTTCACTGGTGCAGTGGCAACCCAATGAGCAGATTTACCAAATATTGCCATTGCTGACTATGTCTTTATTGGTGCTAACATTGTTATTTTGGGGCTTGCTAATTTTGAAATTTTAAAGTTAGTTGGAGGTACAAAATGACCAATTTATGTTCAAATTATTACCTATATTTTAATTATTTTCTTATTTTTATTTCCAGTTGAAAGTGTGGGTAATAGTTTATCACAACTTAACTTTTCTTTTTATACTTTAATTAGCTGAGAATGATTACATAGTTGAGTAATTTTATTAGTTTATCTATTTGTTGTGTTAATCTACTTATGTTTAATTTTTGCGGCAAAAGAAATTTCTTTTGCAAAAATGTTTATTGTTTTTGCTTTTTCATTATATTTAACTTTTGCTCTTAAAGGAATGACCAAATTCATGCTAAATCCAAATTATGGATGAAGTAGTGTTGTTTGATTAGCATTGATTATTATTTTGACAGATACTTTTGCCTTTGTTGGGGGAATTAGTTATGGAAAACATAAATTAGCACCAAGTATTTCACCAAATAAAACATGAGAAGGCTCAGTAACAGGGACAATTGCTGGAGCTGGAGCAGCAATTGCCTATGCTATTTTAATGTTTCAATTTGCTCCCGAACAGAATTGAGTTTTTAACTTTTTTTCAAATGATGATGCCCAAAATACAATGCGTTATGTAATTTATGTCTTATTAGGAATTATTTTATCAATCGTTTCACAAATTGGGGATTTATCATTTTCATGAATTAAACGCCGTTATGGGATTAAAGACTTTAGTAATTTATTACCTGGCCATGGTGGGGTTCTTGATCGTCTTGACTCATTTTCATTGGTCTTCTTTGTAATGTTTATTATTTCATCAATTGTTATGGCTTAA
- a CDS encoding site-2 protease family protein translates to MSVGMIILGFVIGIIILLILVTIHEFAHFIIAKLAGAYVYEFAIGFGPKLFSWGKKETKYSLRLIPFGGYVYIASELADPPKGREDEVIPEHRKMENIKRWKKMLFIVAGAIMNFFIAVFIFTILFASLGHKPNDMTYWGATYSPQGVAYQAFQGTPNITEVNQEIVILDYWLGTDKTQIEQAALDYNNCLAQGNDNCVDSPGVTVSHLSKNNQIPDYTTTVYNFIDVLKKQYDKNPEHNDAIVFRIRTVNAHQQFSGPLLEPTITSAVAFDQTKGVYTVGIAAPNRIFTSTWQGYSYGWKETFTQSVSILKSFGLLFTGQWGQLSGPVGIAKTMSSILDNGAVPFFLYVAMLSANLFVLNLIPIPPLDGYKFLETAVEGTIISGKKINGRYKMWYYRKDEVKLAQAKIKYEEINPNWHLPNKTKLIINITGAVLFILLFIGITIKDIFF, encoded by the coding sequence ATGTCAGTTGGAATGATAATTTTAGGATTTGTAATTGGAATTATTATTTTATTAATTTTAGTTACAATTCACGAATTTGCCCATTTTATTATTGCAAAATTAGCTGGGGCCTATGTTTATGAATTTGCGATTGGCTTTGGGCCAAAATTATTTAGCTGAGGAAAGAAGGAAACAAAGTATTCTCTTCGGTTAATTCCTTTTGGAGGATATGTATATATCGCAAGTGAATTAGCAGACCCACCAAAGGGGCGTGAAGATGAAGTTATTCCTGAACATCGAAAAATGGAGAATATTAAGCGCTGAAAAAAAATGCTTTTTATTGTTGCGGGAGCAATAATGAATTTTTTTATTGCTGTTTTTATTTTTACAATTTTATTTGCCTCGTTAGGTCATAAACCAAATGATATGACATACTGAGGAGCAACTTATTCACCACAAGGCGTAGCTTATCAAGCTTTTCAAGGAACACCAAACATAACAGAAGTTAATCAAGAAATTGTTATTTTGGATTATTGATTAGGAACCGATAAAACGCAGATTGAACAAGCAGCGCTAGACTATAACAATTGCCTTGCGCAAGGCAATGATAATTGTGTTGATTCTCCAGGGGTAACGGTTAGTCACTTAAGCAAAAATAATCAAATTCCCGATTATACAACAACAGTCTATAATTTTATTGATGTTTTAAAAAAACAATATGATAAAAATCCAGAGCATAATGATGCAATTGTTTTTCGGATTCGAACGGTTAATGCTCATCAACAATTTAGTGGACCTTTATTAGAACCAACAATTACTTCAGCTGTTGCGTTTGATCAAACCAAAGGAGTATATACTGTTGGGATTGCTGCCCCAAACCGGATTTTTACCTCAACATGACAAGGGTACAGTTATGGTTGAAAAGAAACTTTTACCCAGTCTGTTTCGATTTTAAAATCGTTTGGATTATTATTTACCGGTCAATGAGGGCAACTATCTGGCCCTGTTGGGATTGCTAAAACAATGTCATCAATCTTAGACAATGGAGCGGTGCCATTCTTCTTATATGTGGCAATGTTATCAGCTAATTTATTTGTTTTAAACTTAATTCCAATTCCACCATTAGATGGTTATAAATTTTTGGAAACAGCAGTTGAAGGAACTATTATTAGTGGGAAAAAAATTAATGGGCGTTATAAAATGTGATATTATCGTAAAGATGAAGTAAAATTAGCCCAAGCAAAAATAAAATATGAGGAAATTAATCCAAATTGACATTTACCAAATAAGACCAAACTAATTATTAATATTACTGGTGCTGTTTTATTTATTTTATTATTTATTGGAATTACGATTAAAGATATCTTTTTTTAA
- a CDS encoding PolC-type DNA polymerase III, with the protein MDQQLERLFLANNLKFDEQYFIGAKIIKSEYSTTDKVFKVVIVINDFLPVDLLLTLETTLLNNPQMPTKVGFEVLKRNYQLADIFHYLEYIRVNKSEVKQSFFGKLSNDRFTLVGQELIIAVYSDSEKKLVTEHSIYYQKQLRRYGFADLTLVINQIETVNNILELNEQELRKYQSSALAYDEKQQDNIPPALVKPKVGGYTKTNPLSPTYKKIVEIDQDTPNITIHGQVFNKARVQTAAKKYIYTIQITDKTDSIGVKFFSRNEQPDMAIEELKNGDWISVFGDIRYDTYANEQMFFAKKITKLEEKNEERQDTALKKRVELHLHTKMSIMDGLIEIPSLFKTLNTWEHCAVAITDHINVQAFPEVYNTSLKYPNLKVIYGVEADILENKVWYVKNPHHHNLKTAKYVIFDLETTGLSSEYDEIIEFGAVIYDSNTGEKKVVNHLFKPTTPVSSFTTELTGITNDLLVDKPSFIDSIDDLLAYFKDAILIAHNAEFDMGFIQSWLQKVNRPIIDNTVIDTLQLARILEPNLKNYRLGTIARCYNVIYNEEVAHRGDYDANVLSEIYEYQLRKLTSDYNITFDDEIDQIHQPLIYNKLRPKHVTILAKNQQGLKDLFTLVTEAHTKYFYGSPKLLKDCLIPVRANLLIGSACVNGEIFELARNKSKEELRATIAFYDYIEVQPLSVYKHLLQMGDLTQERLEIIVKDIISIAKELNKIVVATGDAHYLNPEDKIFREVYIHAKGIGGKAHPLYDYKQRVKDYPEQFFRTTDEMLNEFQFLQDEKLAYELVVTNSNLIAEQVEKVQVIKDKLYTPKIEGSDELLRTLCYKNAHQIYGEQLPPIVAERLERELSAIIKHGFAVIYWIAHKLVDKSLQDGYLVGSRGSVGSSFVATMSNITEVNPLQPHYLCKECCYSEFITDGSVRCGYDLPNKPCPKCQQQLFGEGHDIPFETFLGFEADKVPDIDLNFSGEYQPIAHDFTKEMFGEKSVYRAGTISTVAEKSAYGYVKSYFELKNALHLKRKAEIERIAKGCEGVKRTTGQHPGGIVVIPNDFIVEEFTPVNFPADDVTSTWLTTHFDFHAIHDNVLKLDILGHVDPTALRMLQDLTGVDPKTIPTNDLTVLSLFCNLDSLKITPDDLNGEKTGAIGIPEFGTTFVRKMLLDTKPQSFADLVQISGLSHGTDVWLGNAQELIRNQGVKISEVIGCRDDIMVNLIYKGLPAKTAFKIMEDVRKGKGLLPEYQALMLEHNVEQWYIDSCNKIKYMFPKAHATAYVLMAWRVAWFKINYPTEYYATYFSTRTDVFDIKTILKGPETIKQVVQDIQQRMDIKDFNFQNKPSQKEKDLIPVYEVALEMYGRGIKMLNISLEDSDNKNFKIVKDENNNKMILPPFSAIDGLGEAVGESIIRARLEKPFISISDLQKRTNITKAHMQSFEDLGTLNHLSLDDQISFNF; encoded by the coding sequence ATGGATCAACAATTAGAACGATTATTTTTAGCCAATAATTTAAAGTTTGATGAGCAATATTTTATTGGTGCTAAAATTATTAAAAGTGAATATAGTACGACTGATAAAGTCTTTAAAGTAGTCATTGTCATCAATGATTTTTTACCCGTTGATTTATTGCTAACTTTAGAAACAACGTTACTTAATAATCCCCAAATGCCAACCAAAGTTGGTTTTGAAGTTCTTAAAAGAAATTATCAATTAGCAGATATTTTTCATTATCTTGAGTATATTCGGGTTAATAAATCAGAAGTTAAGCAAAGTTTTTTTGGAAAATTATCAAATGATCGTTTTACTTTAGTTGGACAAGAATTAATAATTGCGGTTTACTCAGATAGTGAAAAAAAATTAGTAACAGAACATAGTATTTATTATCAAAAACAACTTCGTCGCTATGGTTTTGCAGATTTAACTTTAGTTATTAATCAAATTGAAACAGTTAATAATATTTTAGAGCTTAATGAACAGGAATTACGAAAATATCAATCCTCAGCGTTAGCGTATGATGAAAAACAACAAGATAATATACCTCCAGCATTGGTCAAACCAAAGGTAGGGGGATATACAAAAACTAATCCACTTTCACCAACCTATAAAAAGATTGTTGAAATTGACCAAGATACTCCGAATATCACAATTCATGGTCAAGTTTTTAATAAAGCACGAGTACAAACTGCCGCAAAAAAATATATTTATACAATTCAAATTACTGATAAAACTGATTCAATTGGGGTCAAGTTCTTTTCCCGTAATGAACAACCAGATATGGCGATTGAAGAGTTAAAAAATGGCGATTGAATTAGTGTTTTTGGCGATATCCGCTATGATACTTATGCTAATGAACAAATGTTTTTTGCAAAAAAAATTACTAAATTAGAGGAAAAAAATGAAGAACGTCAAGATACGGCTCTGAAAAAAAGAGTTGAATTACATTTACATACTAAAATGAGTATAATGGATGGGTTAATTGAAATCCCTAGTTTATTTAAAACACTAAACACTTGAGAGCATTGTGCGGTTGCTATTACTGACCATATTAATGTTCAAGCCTTTCCTGAAGTTTATAATACAAGTTTAAAATATCCCAATTTAAAGGTAATTTATGGCGTTGAAGCTGATATTTTAGAAAACAAAGTTTGATATGTTAAAAATCCTCATCACCATAATTTAAAAACGGCAAAATATGTTATTTTTGACTTGGAAACAACCGGTTTAAGTAGTGAGTATGATGAAATTATTGAATTTGGTGCTGTCATTTATGATAGTAATACTGGTGAAAAAAAAGTTGTTAATCATTTATTTAAGCCAACAACACCTGTTTCTTCTTTTACAACAGAATTAACTGGAATTACAAATGATCTTTTAGTTGATAAACCTAGTTTTATTGATAGCATTGATGATCTTTTAGCTTATTTTAAAGATGCAATCTTAATTGCTCATAATGCCGAATTTGATATGGGATTTATTCAATCATGATTACAAAAAGTCAACCGTCCAATAATTGATAATACCGTAATTGATACTTTACAATTAGCTCGGATATTAGAACCAAATTTAAAAAATTATCGCTTGGGAACAATTGCTCGTTGTTATAATGTTATTTATAATGAGGAAGTTGCCCACCGGGGGGATTATGATGCTAATGTTTTATCAGAAATTTATGAATACCAACTTCGAAAATTAACATCTGATTATAATATTACCTTTGATGATGAAATTGATCAGATTCATCAACCTTTAATTTATAATAAATTGCGACCAAAACATGTTACGATTTTAGCCAAAAATCAACAAGGTTTAAAAGACTTGTTTACCTTAGTAACTGAGGCGCATACGAAATATTTTTATGGCTCACCAAAATTATTAAAAGACTGCCTTATCCCAGTACGAGCTAATTTATTAATTGGCTCAGCATGTGTTAACGGGGAAATTTTTGAGTTAGCCCGTAACAAATCAAAAGAAGAATTGCGAGCAACAATCGCTTTTTATGATTATATTGAAGTTCAACCTTTGAGTGTTTATAAACATTTACTTCAAATGGGTGATCTAACCCAAGAACGATTAGAAATAATTGTTAAAGACATTATTAGCATTGCGAAAGAATTGAATAAGATTGTCGTGGCAACTGGGGATGCTCACTATTTAAATCCCGAAGATAAAATTTTCCGTGAAGTGTATATTCACGCCAAGGGGATTGGGGGAAAAGCCCATCCGTTATATGATTATAAACAACGCGTAAAAGATTATCCAGAACAATTTTTCCGAACAACTGATGAAATGCTAAATGAATTTCAATTTTTACAAGATGAAAAATTGGCGTATGAATTAGTTGTTACTAATTCAAATTTAATTGCTGAGCAAGTTGAAAAAGTTCAGGTTATTAAAGATAAACTATATACTCCAAAAATTGAAGGTAGTGATGAGTTATTACGAACATTATGTTATAAAAATGCTCATCAAATTTATGGGGAACAATTGCCTCCAATTGTTGCTGAACGGTTAGAACGCGAATTATCAGCAATTATTAAACATGGTTTTGCTGTTATTTATTGAATTGCGCATAAATTAGTTGATAAATCACTCCAAGATGGTTATTTAGTTGGATCACGGGGAAGTGTGGGAAGTAGTTTTGTTGCAACAATGAGTAATATTACCGAAGTTAATCCACTTCAACCCCATTATTTGTGTAAAGAATGTTGTTATAGTGAATTTATTACTGATGGTAGTGTTCGGTGTGGTTATGATTTACCAAATAAACCTTGTCCAAAATGTCAGCAGCAATTATTTGGGGAAGGTCATGATATTCCGTTTGAAACTTTCCTAGGATTTGAAGCTGATAAAGTTCCAGATATAGATTTAAATTTTTCGGGGGAATACCAACCAATTGCCCATGATTTTACCAAAGAAATGTTTGGTGAAAAAAGTGTTTATCGTGCCGGAACGATTTCAACTGTGGCTGAAAAATCAGCTTATGGTTATGTTAAAAGTTATTTTGAATTAAAAAATGCTTTACATTTAAAACGCAAAGCGGAAATTGAGCGAATTGCCAAAGGGTGCGAAGGTGTTAAACGAACAACTGGTCAACATCCGGGTGGGATTGTTGTAATTCCAAATGATTTTATTGTTGAAGAATTTACCCCGGTTAATTTTCCCGCTGATGATGTTACTTCAACGTGATTAACTACCCATTTTGATTTTCATGCGATTCATGATAATGTTTTAAAATTGGATATTTTAGGTCATGTTGATCCAACCGCGTTAAGAATGTTGCAAGATTTAACTGGTGTTGATCCAAAAACAATTCCAACAAATGATTTAACCGTTTTGAGTCTGTTTTGTAATTTAGATAGTTTAAAAATAACCCCTGATGATTTAAATGGTGAAAAAACAGGGGCAATTGGAATCCCTGAATTTGGGACAACTTTTGTTCGAAAAATGTTATTAGATACAAAACCACAATCATTTGCTGACTTAGTTCAAATTTCGGGGTTATCACATGGAACAGATGTTTGATTAGGCAATGCCCAAGAGTTAATTCGAAACCAAGGAGTTAAAATTTCGGAAGTAATTGGTTGTCGTGATGACATTATGGTTAATTTAATTTATAAAGGGTTACCAGCAAAAACAGCTTTTAAAATTATGGAAGATGTCCGAAAAGGAAAGGGGTTACTACCAGAATATCAAGCGTTAATGTTAGAACATAATGTTGAACAATGATATATTGATTCATGTAATAAAATTAAATACATGTTTCCAAAAGCCCATGCAACAGCTTATGTTTTAATGGCTTGACGGGTAGCCTGATTTAAAATCAACTATCCAACGGAATACTATGCGACATATTTTTCAACGCGAACTGATGTTTTTGATATTAAAACCATTTTAAAAGGACCAGAAACAATTAAACAGGTTGTTCAGGATATTCAACAACGAATGGATATCAAAGATTTTAATTTTCAAAATAAACCATCGCAAAAAGAAAAGGATTTAATTCCGGTCTATGAAGTAGCCTTGGAAATGTATGGGCGGGGTATTAAAATGTTAAATATTAGTTTAGAAGATAGTGATAATAAAAATTTTAAAATTGTAAAAGATGAGAATAATAATAAAATGATTTTACCTCCATTTTCAGCAATTGATGGTTTAGGTGAAGCGGTCGGGGAAAGCATTATCAGAGCGCGTTTAGAAAAACCTTTTATTTCAATTTCGGATTTACAAAAACGAACAAATATTACCAAGGCTCATATGCAATCTTTTGAGGATTTAGGAACCTTAAATCATTTATCATTAGATGACCAAATTTCGTTTAACTTTTAA
- the dxr gene encoding 1-deoxy-D-xylulose-5-phosphate reductoisomerase yields the protein MQELILLGASGNIGEQTLRLLRENPGSFKLMAVGVGQNLEALKKILIEFSSIEFVIIQREEEVRTLATQFPEITFLTGQEGYRKLFDHFPNAYVINAISGFAGLFPTLAALATKNRVLLLANKESLVMAGHQINNLLAVNNGKLYPIDSEHCAIFQCLDQNNSIKQIILTASGGMFANLSLEQLEQIDDQQAFQHPNWKMGTKITIDSSTMINKAFEVVEAYHLFKTDQIVTVIHPESILHSAVQYNDNTIIGQMSVPSMLQILSYFLFYPVRQSNALFEPLNFDNLLTLSFQKADQQRWKALQLAQECLTENNSKAVAMVSANETLRELFIKKELRFYQIVNYVEYFMAQTPRKKLTNYEQIKELNDKIRTMIEAYFKNKAPGSN from the coding sequence ATGCAAGAATTAATTTTATTAGGAGCTAGTGGTAATATTGGTGAACAAACTTTAAGATTACTACGAGAAAATCCAGGGTCTTTTAAGTTAATGGCGGTTGGTGTTGGTCAAAACCTTGAGGCGTTAAAAAAAATTCTTATTGAATTTTCAAGTATTGAATTTGTCATTATTCAACGGGAAGAAGAAGTTAGAACTTTAGCAACGCAGTTTCCTGAAATTACTTTTTTAACAGGGCAAGAGGGTTATCGCAAACTTTTTGACCATTTTCCTAATGCCTATGTGATTAATGCGATTAGTGGTTTTGCCGGATTATTTCCAACTTTAGCGGCTTTGGCAACAAAAAACCGCGTTTTATTATTGGCAAATAAGGAATCTTTAGTGATGGCGGGCCATCAGATTAATAATTTATTAGCCGTCAATAATGGAAAATTATATCCAATTGACTCCGAACATTGTGCCATTTTCCAGTGTCTTGATCAAAATAATTCAATTAAACAAATTATTTTAACAGCATCTGGAGGAATGTTTGCCAATTTATCATTAGAACAATTAGAACAAATTGATGACCAACAAGCTTTTCAACATCCAAATTGAAAAATGGGGACAAAAATTACGATTGATTCTTCAACAATGATCAATAAAGCTTTTGAAGTAGTGGAAGCTTATCATTTATTTAAAACTGATCAAATTGTTACTGTTATTCATCCTGAATCAATCTTGCATTCGGCTGTCCAGTATAATGACAATACAATTATTGGACAAATGTCTGTTCCTTCAATGCTCCAAATACTGAGTTATTTTCTTTTTTATCCAGTTCGGCAAAGTAATGCGCTATTCGAACCACTTAATTTTGATAATTTACTAACCCTGTCTTTTCAAAAAGCCGATCAGCAAAGATGAAAAGCGTTACAATTAGCGCAAGAATGCTTAACTGAAAATAATTCAAAAGCGGTTGCAATGGTTAGTGCCAATGAAACGTTACGCGAATTATTTATTAAAAAAGAATTACGTTTTTATCAAATTGTTAATTATGTTGAGTATTTTATGGCGCAAACTCCAAGGAAAAAACTTACTAATTATGAACAAATTAAAGAATTAAATGATAAGATTAGAACAATGATAGAAGCCTATTTTAAAAATAAGGCCCCGGGAAGTAATTAG
- the era gene encoding GTPase Era, giving the protein METKSGFVAIVGRPNVGKSTLLNSLLAQKVAIVSPKAQTTRNRIQGIYNDKEAQIVFMDTPGIHSAHHAMGKFMNKVALSSTKAAEVILFLVPANEYIGQNDHFILNALKERNVPVILVITKIDLVTNDQLLEKIAAWKGLYQFSEIIPISALKNNNTDRLLTILKSHLEVGPKYYPDEMISDQPELFLIREIIREKILFLTEEEVPHSVAILIDKLEEKPNLLKIIASICVERDSQKKIIIGKGGQLIKKIGTQAREELEQILNTKIYLELFVKVVNKWRDKPSMIARLGYNKESY; this is encoded by the coding sequence ATGGAAACTAAATCAGGATTTGTGGCAATTGTTGGGCGACCAAATGTTGGTAAATCAACACTGTTAAATAGTCTATTGGCTCAAAAAGTTGCGATTGTTTCGCCGAAAGCTCAAACAACCCGTAATCGTATTCAAGGAATTTATAATGATAAGGAAGCCCAAATTGTTTTTATGGATACCCCTGGGATTCATAGTGCCCATCATGCGATGGGGAAATTTATGAACAAAGTGGCATTATCATCAACAAAAGCCGCCGAAGTAATTTTGTTTTTAGTTCCCGCCAATGAATATATTGGTCAAAATGATCATTTTATTTTAAATGCCTTAAAAGAGCGTAATGTTCCGGTAATTTTGGTAATTACCAAAATTGACTTAGTAACAAATGACCAGTTATTAGAAAAAATTGCTGCTTGAAAAGGACTTTATCAGTTTAGTGAAATTATTCCAATTTCAGCTTTAAAAAATAATAATACTGACCGCTTATTAACTATTTTAAAAAGTCATTTAGAAGTCGGACCAAAATATTATCCTGATGAAATGATTAGTGATCAACCAGAATTATTTTTAATTCGTGAAATTATTCGTGAGAAGATTCTTTTTTTAACCGAAGAAGAAGTACCCCATAGTGTCGCTATTTTAATTGATAAATTAGAAGAAAAGCCAAACTTATTAAAAATTATTGCCTCAATTTGTGTTGAACGGGATTCACAGAAAAAGATTATTATTGGTAAGGGAGGGCAATTAATTAAAAAGATTGGAACTCAGGCTCGTGAAGAGTTAGAACAAATTTTAAATACAAAAATATATTTAGAATTATTTGTTAAAGTAGTTAATAAATGACGCGATAAACCATCAATGATTGCCCGTTTAGGATATAACAAAGAGAGTTACTAA
- the uppS gene encoding polyprenyl diphosphate synthase, whose amino-acid sequence MMSVKGPQHVAIILDGNGRWATAQGLPRTDGHEQGAKQIKTIALAASKMGIKYLTIYCFSTENWNRSVGEVNYLMNMPQRLLQNKQINDFNNEQIRINHIGRTTKMPAKTLEILQDSLAKTKDNKGMILTFAFDYGAVEEMLSAINNIIAEKIPVVDETILANHLYTKDLPLVDLLIRPGGEKRLSNFLLFQSRYAELYFSDKYWPEFDEKCLLAAIMDYNNRNRRFGGITDNE is encoded by the coding sequence GACCACAACATGTTGCAATTATTTTAGATGGTAATGGCCGATGAGCGACAGCCCAAGGGTTACCACGCACTGATGGCCATGAACAAGGGGCTAAGCAAATTAAAACAATTGCCTTGGCAGCTAGCAAAATGGGAATTAAATATTTAACAATTTATTGTTTTTCAACGGAAAATTGAAATCGTTCAGTTGGTGAAGTTAATTATTTAATGAACATGCCTCAGCGCTTACTACAAAATAAACAAATTAATGATTTTAATAATGAACAAATTCGAATTAATCATATTGGCCGAACAACAAAAATGCCAGCTAAAACGCTTGAAATTTTGCAAGATAGTTTAGCAAAAACAAAAGATAATAAAGGAATGATTTTAACATTTGCCTTTGATTATGGGGCAGTCGAAGAAATGTTATCTGCCATTAATAATATTATTGCTGAAAAAATTCCAGTCGTTGATGAAACAATTTTAGCGAACCATTTATACACAAAGGATTTACCGCTTGTTGATTTATTGATTCGACCAGGGGGAGAAAAACGGTTAAGTAATTTCTTATTATTTCAGAGTAGATATGCTGAATTATATTTCTCAGATAAATATTGACCAGAATTTGATGAAAAATGTTTACTAGCGGCAATTATGGATTATAATAATAGAAATAGAAGATTTGGGGGAATCACAGATAATGAGTAA